A genomic window from Pseudoalteromonas piratica includes:
- a CDS encoding RecQ family ATP-dependent DNA helicase, with protein MNQTQLQQALKHHFNFDVFREGQAQTISQLLSGHSSLAVFPTGSGKSLCYQLTALLLPHLTLVVSPLLALMKDQVDFLNSKGIAAASLDSSLDKDSYFDVVNRVRQGEIKILMVSVERFKNERFRQFINTVAISMLVVDEAHCISEWGHNFRPDYLKLPQYRTDLNIPLVLLLTATATKKVKLDMASKFAIDEAHIVQTGFYRQNLDLSVIPALAGQKESQLIDLIRSQNGCGIVYVTLQQTAESIAEELRQAGINAVAYHAGLGSDVRQQLQNQFMQSNSQVVVATIAFGMGIDKSDIRFVVHFDLPKSIENYSQEIGRAGRDGLPSNCFVLGNLDDITTLENFVYGDTPEKSSLERFFADIRDNTQDSLWQCQIYSLLQSTNIRQLTLKTLLVQCELLGVLEPKYSYFAEYRYYFKLDRAEVLNKFNTERQAFLNQLFDATDFKKKWGSIDVNEFALQAGLERARVLSALEYLHEQGDIELESKQLIDVYQVDTSKLANSELIPQLASYFLSNEKSEVGRINTMLRYFQLDTCLSYNLARYFDDQGAPQQCGHCSVCRGKVAQLQYIDTQKQVVEGQIHDYLAPLDIALSGQGVTLSDTLAVRFLLGLTQPVFTKVKASKMAGYAVFDSVPFTTVKKAVEQNR; from the coding sequence ATGAATCAAACACAACTGCAGCAAGCCCTTAAACACCATTTTAATTTTGATGTGTTCCGTGAAGGACAAGCGCAAACTATTTCACAGTTGTTGTCAGGACATTCTAGTCTTGCGGTATTTCCCACCGGCTCAGGTAAGTCATTGTGTTATCAGCTAACTGCGCTTTTATTACCGCATTTAACTTTGGTGGTGTCGCCGTTGCTTGCCTTGATGAAAGATCAAGTGGACTTTTTAAATAGTAAAGGTATCGCTGCGGCCAGTTTAGATTCAAGCCTCGATAAAGACAGTTACTTTGATGTGGTTAATCGCGTTAGGCAAGGTGAGATTAAAATTTTAATGGTATCGGTCGAGCGTTTTAAGAATGAGCGTTTTAGACAGTTTATTAACACGGTTGCCATTTCTATGTTAGTGGTTGATGAGGCCCATTGTATTTCAGAATGGGGACATAACTTTAGGCCAGATTACTTAAAATTGCCTCAGTACCGAACTGACTTAAACATTCCTTTGGTGTTGCTATTAACTGCGACAGCCACTAAAAAAGTGAAGTTGGATATGGCCAGTAAATTTGCGATAGATGAAGCACATATCGTGCAAACTGGCTTTTATCGCCAGAATTTAGATTTATCGGTTATTCCTGCATTGGCAGGACAAAAAGAGTCGCAATTAATTGATCTTATTCGCTCACAAAATGGCTGTGGCATTGTGTATGTTACGTTACAACAAACCGCTGAAAGTATTGCAGAAGAATTGAGGCAAGCTGGCATTAATGCTGTGGCCTATCATGCAGGGCTTGGCAGTGATGTGCGTCAGCAATTACAAAACCAGTTTATGCAAAGCAATAGCCAAGTGGTCGTGGCGACGATTGCCTTTGGTATGGGTATTGATAAAAGTGACATTCGCTTTGTGGTGCATTTCGATTTACCAAAATCAATCGAAAATTACTCGCAAGAAATAGGCCGTGCAGGGCGTGATGGCTTGCCATCCAACTGTTTTGTATTAGGTAATTTGGATGACATCACCACGCTTGAAAACTTTGTTTATGGCGATACTCCTGAGAAATCAAGCTTAGAGCGTTTTTTCGCTGATATTCGTGACAATACGCAAGATTCTTTGTGGCAATGCCAAATTTATTCCTTGTTGCAATCGACTAATATTCGTCAATTGACGCTAAAAACATTACTCGTGCAATGTGAATTACTTGGTGTACTGGAACCGAAGTACAGCTACTTTGCTGAATATCGCTATTATTTTAAATTAGATCGTGCAGAGGTTTTAAATAAATTCAACACAGAGCGCCAAGCCTTCCTGAATCAGTTATTTGATGCAACCGATTTTAAGAAAAAGTGGGGCAGTATTGATGTCAACGAATTTGCATTGCAAGCGGGACTTGAACGTGCACGGGTGTTATCGGCACTTGAATACCTTCATGAGCAGGGCGATATTGAACTTGAAAGTAAACAGCTTATTGATGTTTATCAAGTGGATACATCAAAGCTTGCAAATTCAGAGCTGATACCGCAGTTAGCTTCGTACTTTTTAAGCAATGAAAAAAGCGAAGTTGGCCGCATCAATACCATGCTGCGTTATTTTCAGTTAGATACCTGTTTAAGTTACAACTTAGCCCGTTATTTTGATGACCAAGGTGCGCCACAGCAGTGTGGACATTGCAGTGTGTGCCGTGGGAAAGTCGCTCAATTGCAATACATCGATACACAAAAGCAAGTAGTTGAAGGTCAAATACATGACTATTTAGCACCGTTAGATATTGCCCTAAGTGGACAGGGGGTCACATTAAGCGACACCCTAGCAGTACGGTTTTTACTAGGCTTAACCCAGCCTGTATTTACAAAAGTAAAAGCGTCGAAAATGGCAGGGTATGCAGTATTCGATTCTGTACCGTTTACAACGGTGAAAAAGGCAGTTGAGCAAAACCGCTAA
- a CDS encoding DMT family transporter translates to MPVKVSYFFVVLIWSTTPLGIVWSSDSIPPTMSVFLRMFIALVLGAFVMAIANIRLPWHGRAIKLYSYSALGIYGGMMLSYFAAQSVPSGVISLVFGLAPILSGLLAQRILKEAKFSKIKIVALVMSVLGLALVCKDQLVGKSVFNVGLLCVFAAVCCFSLSGVMVKTVRLAIHPMATTFGALILVTPLFFITWLAVDGTFDPSSWSQRAIGSVIYLGVFGSLLGFLAYFHVLQKLEASTVALITLITPGFAIALGTLLNNESLSFSLVIGAIIILISLGLFQFGDKLIKTKKESALGYE, encoded by the coding sequence ATGCCTGTAAAGGTATCGTATTTTTTTGTTGTATTGATTTGGTCTACAACACCGCTTGGCATTGTGTGGAGCAGCGATTCTATTCCACCCACTATGTCAGTATTCTTACGCATGTTTATCGCGCTGGTGCTCGGTGCATTTGTGATGGCGATAGCCAATATCCGCCTGCCTTGGCATGGCAGAGCAATAAAATTATACAGCTATTCTGCTCTTGGTATTTATGGCGGTATGATGCTGAGCTATTTCGCTGCGCAATCGGTGCCATCAGGTGTTATTTCTCTAGTTTTTGGCCTTGCCCCTATTTTATCTGGGTTACTGGCACAACGTATTTTAAAAGAAGCCAAATTCAGCAAAATTAAAATTGTAGCGCTGGTAATGTCAGTGTTGGGGTTAGCCTTAGTGTGTAAAGATCAATTGGTTGGTAAGTCAGTTTTTAATGTTGGACTGTTGTGCGTATTTGCCGCGGTGTGTTGTTTTAGTTTAAGCGGCGTGATGGTAAAAACAGTTCGACTTGCAATTCATCCAATGGCCACTACTTTTGGCGCCTTGATACTTGTAACACCGCTGTTTTTTATTACTTGGCTCGCAGTCGATGGTACATTTGACCCCAGCTCTTGGAGCCAGCGTGCGATTGGCTCGGTCATTTACCTTGGTGTTTTTGGATCTCTGCTGGGTTTTTTAGCGTATTTTCATGTGCTACAAAAATTAGAAGCCAGTACGGTTGCCCTCATCACTTTAATTACGCCTGGCTTTGCGATTGCACTCGGTACTTTGTTAAATAACGAGTCATTATCATTTTCACTGGTGATTGGGGCCATTATTATTTTGATAAGTCTTGGCTTATTTCAGTTTGGCGATAAACTGATTAAAACCAAAAAAGAAAGTGCTTTAGGCTATGAGTAA
- a CDS encoding SIR2 family NAD-dependent protein deacylase: MSNTLYITGAGVSSASGIPTFRGEDGFWTIGSNNYTPQEMATRAMYQHNPAEFLAWYYKRFVTYRNHGPNGAHFWLADKNLITQNIDGLDGKAGNQNYISIHGRIDEVTLFHEQGPVVERFKAPWHEVDEQNLKASLLDIFKISKHGPELNMSLKPYVLLFDEFYTELYQISEAQERMFEADKMVFMGTSFSVNITQMALEIARQNQIPIEIVDPNPAHVMHSQATYHQMTALEYIEKIA; the protein is encoded by the coding sequence ATGAGTAATACTTTATATATCACTGGTGCCGGTGTAAGTAGCGCCAGTGGTATTCCAACGTTTCGTGGTGAAGACGGGTTTTGGACCATTGGTAGTAATAATTACACACCACAAGAAATGGCAACACGTGCCATGTATCAACACAATCCGGCTGAGTTTTTGGCTTGGTATTACAAACGTTTTGTGACCTATCGTAACCATGGCCCCAATGGCGCACACTTTTGGCTTGCCGACAAAAATCTAATCACCCAAAATATTGATGGCCTTGATGGCAAAGCGGGTAATCAAAATTACATTTCAATTCATGGCCGTATTGATGAAGTGACTTTATTTCATGAACAAGGCCCTGTTGTAGAGCGATTTAAAGCGCCTTGGCATGAAGTAGACGAACAAAATCTCAAAGCTTCGCTACTCGATATTTTTAAAATTTCAAAACACGGACCAGAGCTCAATATGTCACTAAAACCTTATGTGCTCTTGTTTGATGAATTTTATACCGAGCTTTACCAAATCAGTGAGGCACAAGAGCGCATGTTTGAGGCTGATAAAATGGTGTTTATGGGCACATCATTTAGTGTCAACATTACCCAAATGGCGCTTGAAATTGCACGTCAAAATCAAATTCCTATTGAAATTGTTGACCCAAATCCAGCCCATGTAATGCACAGTCAAGCTACCTATCATCAAATGACCGCGCTTGAATACATTGAAAAAATAGCTTAG